The proteins below are encoded in one region of Silene latifolia isolate original U9 population chromosome 2, ASM4854445v1, whole genome shotgun sequence:
- the LOC141643511 gene encoding putative LRR receptor-like serine/threonine-protein kinase At4g37250 — protein sequence MMRELLILSIIISISIYRSFGLNTDGVLLLSFKFSIVSDPLHVLDSWTVFTDTPCLWHGVRCGDTNGWSPGSGSGSGSDSYSDLGRVTGISLPGSQLLGTIPANFGLLDRLQTLDLSSNSINGSIPDTVYSLSTLRVLDVANNRISGQLTDLLGGLRSLEVLNVSNNAFTGIIPRNLGSLPNLTTVSLRGNHFTGNLPGGFDRVRFMDLSSNLLNGSLPVDFVGRNIQFFNLSHNGIIGEIPPDFGRRIPRNATIVFSHNNFTGQIPDSTVFQNQNKSSFVGNPDLCGPPLGSPCETSSGPSALPTAMDDQPIPPPAIAGIPKTFATAPDGGPQGPNQVKGQSRKSHGLKPETIAWIVVGDAGGIAILCMILLYIYKRKTKNSDTSNTTTTTTSTKAIKTRRDEVSLSSTSSSSLESKGMARWACLRKGKNNEEEDTDNEDSEDEDEDEEEQHQEQGRLVTVDGESELELETLLRASAYILGASGSSIMYKAVLDDGNVLAVRRVGECGTMEKLKEFEGYVRGIAKMVHPNVVRVRGFYWAVDEKLVIYEFVPGGSLANARYRKGGSSPCHIPWTTRLKIAKGVARGVSYIHEKKHVHGNLKPSNILLDMDMEPKIGDFGIDKLTTGKSGYIPGGSTRHFGSKRSTASRESFQDYSVGATPSPSASSLGCVSPYHPPESLRSLKPHPKWDVYSFGVLLLELLTGKVIVSDELGPPVLAGLAVGLEDKTRVLRMADPALRVELEGKEEELLSCLKLGYNCVSHVPQKRPTMKEAVQVLEKISISSSTTASSSSYQYGP from the exons ATGATGAGGGAACTACTAATACTATCCATTATCATTTCGATATCTATATACCGTTCCTTCGGGTTAAACACTGACGGTGTTTTACTCCTTTCTTTCAAGTTTTCGATAGTGAGCGACCCTTTACACGTCTTAGACTCGTGGACGGTCTTTACCGACACGCCATGCTTATGGCATGGCGTAAGGTGTGGGGATACTAATGGATGGTCACCAGGCTCAGGCTCAGGCTCAGGCTCAGACTCATACTCAGACTTGGGCCGTGTGACTGGGATATCCCTCCCAGGTAGTCAACTCCTGGGGACCATCCCAGCCAATTTCGGCCTACTAGACCGCCTTCAAACCCTTGACCTATCGTCTAATTCAATCAACGGGTCAATCCCGGACACGGTGTACAGTCTATCAACTCTCCGTGTCCTGGACGTGGCCAACAATCGGATTTCGGGCCAGCTTACGGATTTGCTAGGAGGACTACGGAGCTTGGAGGTGCTAAACGTGTCGAATAATGCTTTCACTGGGATTATTCCTCGGAATCTCGGCAGCTTGCCGAATCTTACCACGGTTTCGCTTAGAGGTAATCACTTCACCGGAAATCTCCCGGGCGGGTTCGACCGGGTCCGGTTCATGGATCTGTCTTCCAATTTATTAAACGGTTCGTTACCGGTTGATTTCGTTGGCCGAAATATTCAGTTTTTTAATCTTTCCCACAACGGTATAATAGGAGAAATTCCGCCAGATTTTGGGCGTAGAATTCCGAGAAACGCGACAATAGTTTTTTCCCATAACAACTTTACTGGGCAAATTCCGGATTCTACTGTTTttcaaaaccaaaataaaagttcGTTTGTTGGTAACCCGGATCTATGTGGGCCTCCGTTAGGTAGTCCATGTGAGACGAGCTCGGGCCCGAGCGCGCTCCCAACGGCTATGGATGATCAGCCCATCCCGCCGCCTGCCATCGCTGGCATACCGAAAACATTTGCTACCGCTCCTGATGGTGGGCCTCAAGGCCCAAATCAGGTTAAGGGGCAAAGTCGGAAGTCTCATGGACTTAAGCCCGAAACTATTGCTTGGATTGTTGTGGGCGATGCGGGCGGAATTGCCATCCTTTGTATGATCCTCCTTTATATTTACAAACGAAAAACAAAGAACTCGGATACTTCTAATACTACTACAACTACTACAAGTACCAAGGCAATAAAGACGAGGCGAGACGAGGTCTCGCTATCGTCAACGTCTTCATCGTCTTTAGAATCAAAGGGGATGGCGAGGTGGGCATGTTTAAGAAAAGGTAAGAACAACGAGGAGGAGGATACTGACAACGAGGATAGCGAGGATGAGGACGAGGACGAGGAGGAGCAACACCAGGAGCAAGGGCGACTGGTGACCGTGGATGGGGAAAGTGAGTTGGAGTTAGAGACGCTTTTGAGAGCGTCAGCGTATATTCTAGGTGCGAGTGGTTCGAGTATAATGTACAAGGCTGTGTTGGACGACGGTAATGTATTGGCGGTTCGACGAGTTGGGGAATGTGGAACCATGGAGAAGTTGAAGGAGTTCGAAGGTTATGTTCGTGGCATTGCTAAAATGGTTCACCCGAATGTAGTTCGGGTTCGCGGGTTTTATTGGGCTGTTGATGAGAAGCTTGTGATTTACGAGTTTGTTCCTGGTGGAAGCCTTGCTAATGCTCGTTATC GAAAAGGAGGCTCTTCACCATGCCATATACCATGGACGACTCGACTTAAGATCGCAAAAGGAGTAGCTCGTGGAGTAAGTTACATCCATGAGAAGAAGCATGTGCATGGAAACTTGAAGCCTAGTAATATACTTTTGGACATGGATATGGAGccgaaaataggcgattttgggATTGATAAACTAACTACCGGTAAATCCGGATATATACCCGGTGGGTCAACCCGTCATTTTGGTAGCAAAAGATCCACAGCATCAAGGGAGAGCTTTCAAGACTATTCGGTAGGGGCCACTCCGAGCCCAAGTGCAAGCTCCCTCGGGTGCGTCTCACCCTACCACCCGCCCGAATCATTACGTAGCCTAAAGCCCCATCCGAAATGGGACGTGTACTCATTCGGGGTGTTACTACTAGAACTTTTAACAGGGAAAGTCATAGTATCGGATGAACTTGGACCGCCTGTACTAGCCGGATTGGCAGTCGGGTTGGAGGACAAGACACGGGTACTCCGGATGGCCGACCCGGCTCTTCGAGTTGAATTAGAAGGTAAAGAGGAGGAATTGTTGAGTTGCTTAAAGTTAGGGTATAATTGTGTATCACATGTCCCACAGAAGAGACCTACAATGAAAGAAGCGGTTCAGGTTCTTGAAAAGATATCGATTTCTTCTTCGACAAcggcatcatcatcatcataccaATATGGTCCATAG